In Bosea sp. PAMC 26642, the DNA window TTTGTCCCTTGTCGAGCAGCCCATGCGCCTCGAACATCTCGAAGATCTGGTCCTCGATCCGCATCACCGGATTGAGCGAGGTCATCGGCTCCTGGAAGATCATGCCGATCTCGCGGCCGCGCACATCCTGCATGGCGGACTCGGTGAGCCCTAGCAGATCGCGCCCCGCGAGCCGGATCGCCCCGCCGGCGGGCTTCACCGCCTTGGGCAATAGCCCCATCACGGCGTGCGCGATCATCGACTTGCCCGAGCCGGATTCGCCGACGATGCACAGGGTCTCCCCCGCAGCGATCGTCAGCGACACGCCCTCGACAGCGTTGACGCGGTCGGCCAGCGCCGGCAGGGCGAGCGTCAGGTTCTCGACGACGAGGACGGGCGGCGCCATCACTCCCTCCCCCTTGCCAGGCGCGGGTTCAGCGCATCGTTCAGCCCTTCGCCAGCGAGGTTCAGCGCCAGCACCGTCAGGAAGATCGCGACGCCGGGGAAGAAGCTGATCCACCAGGCATCGATCAGCCGCGTCCGCCCGGCACCGACCATGTAACCCCAGCTCATGAGGTTGGGATCGCCAAGCCCGAGGAAGGACAGCGAGGATTCGAGCAGGATCGCCGAGCCGATCATCAGCGAGCCCATCACGATGATCGGCGCGATGGTGTTGGGCAGGATCTGGCTGAAGATGATGCGCGGCGTGGACTGGCCGATCGTCACCGCCGCCTGGACATATTCGCGCGTCTTGAGCGACAAAACCTCGCCACGCACCAGCCGCGCCACCGGCGGCCACGACACGACGCCGATGGCGAGCACGATCGAGCCCAGTTGCGGCTGCAGGATCGCGACCAGCACGATGGCGAGCGCAAAGCTCGGAATCGTCTGAAAGAACTCCGTGAAGCGCATCAGTGCGTCATCGATCAGCCCGCCGCCATAGCCCGCGACCGCGCCGAGCGGCACGCCGATCAGCAGCGCCACCAGCGTCGAGACCAGCCCGATCATCAGCGAGACGCGCGCGCCATGGGCCATGCCGGCCGCGATGTCGCGCCCCAGCGTATCGGTGCCGAGCGGAAAGCGCTCCAGCGCGAAGGGAGCCATGAAAGGCCGCCCGACCATGCGCCAGGGCGATTGCGGATAAAGCGACGGCGCGATCAGCGCGAAGACGATCACCACCAGCAGGATGGCAAGCCCGATCAGGGCGCCGCGATTGCGGGCGAAGCGCTTGAGGAAGTTCATCACGCGGCCTCGATACGCGGGTCGGCCAGGCGATAGATCAGGTCGGTCAGGATGTTGAACCCGACCACCATCGCCGAGGAGATGAAGAACACGCCGAGCAACACCGAATAGTCGCGCTGCACCAGCGCATCGAACATCAGCCGCCCGATGCCGGGCCAGGCGAACACGGTCTCGGTCAGTACCGCACCGCCGACGAGTTGCCCCGCCTGCAGTCCCGCTAGCGTCACGACCGGCAGGATCGCGTTGCGCGCGACATGCCGGCGCGAGACGATCGCCGGCGAAAGGCCCTTGGCGCGCGCCGTCTTGACGAAATCGGCACCGGCGACCTCCAGCATCGAGGCCCGCATCATCCTTGCGTAGAGAGCGGTGAAGAACAGCCCCAGCGTCAGCGCCGGCAGGATCAGGTGGTGGCCGATATCGAGCATCCGCGCGAGCCCGGTATAATTGGCGCCGATCGTCTCATACCCGACATTGGGCACGAGCCCGAGCTTCAGCGAAAACAGGATCTGGCTCATCAGCGCAATCCAGAACAGCGGCGTCGCATAGAAGACAAGCGCAAGCGCTGTGATGATGCTGTCGCGCCAGCCCCCGGCCCGACGGGCGGCGAGCGCCCCCATCACCACGCCGAGCCCGAGCGAAATCACGAAAGCCGCGCCCGTCAGCAGCAGCGTCGCCGGCAGCCGGTCGAGCACCAGCGTCAGCACCGGCTGCTGCTGCCGATAGCTGAAGCCGAGATCGAACGTCATGTAGCCCTTGAGATAGAGCCAGAGCTGCGTCGTGATCGGCTCGTTGAGCCCGAAGCGCTGGCGCAGCTGTTCAAGCAGCTGCGCATCCGCGGCCCCCGCCTCGCCGGCGAGCACCTGCGCGGGATCGCCCGGCGCGGCCCGGATCAGGAAGAAGTTCAAAAGCGCGATGGCGAAGAGCACGAGGATGCCCTTGACCAGCCGGCCTGCGAGGAATTGGGGGAGGTTCATCAGGAAAAGTCTCTGGTCCCGGTCACACCTGCGCCATCATCCCGGACGCAGCGAAGCGGAGATCCGGGATCCATCGTAGAGCGCAGCGCCCTCCGATGGATCCCGGATCGGCGCGGCTTCGCCGCTTGTCCGGGATGACGGTAGAGTGTGATCAAGCGCTCCGGTTCAATCATGTAAGGAGCGCACCTCGCGATCCTGGCGCGCCCGCCTCACTCCTTCCACGCGTCCTTGAAGCCGTCATTGACGCCGATCGCCGAGCTCACCAGGTTCTTGACGTTGCAGCGATAGATCGTCGGGAAGTCCATTTCGAGCTGCCAGAGCACCGGCACCTCGTCGGCCAGCAGCTTCTGCACCTTCGTATAAAGCTCCTGCCGCGCAGCATCGGTCGGCGCGACGGCCGCATCGGCGAAGAGCTTGTCGACCTCCGGGTTCACATAGGCGCCCTGATTGCCGAAGGGGTTGCCCTTGACGATGTTGGTCGAGATGTAGTTGCGCGCCACGCCGGTCGCCGGGTCGCCGAGCTGGTAGAGATAGTTGAAGGTCAGGTCGAAATCGCCGTTGCTGGCCTTCTGCGTCCAGCCCGGCACGTCCGTGGTCTCGATCGCGACGTTGACGCCGGCATCGGTCAGGTTCTGCTTGATCGCCTCGGCCCAGCGGCTCCAGACCTCGCCATAGGGCAGCGCAAGGAGCTTGATCGGCTCGCCCTTGTAGCCCGAGGCCTTGATCAACTCCTTCGCCTTGGCGACGTCGTAGCCGTATTTCGGCACATCGGCCGAATAGAACTTCGTCTTCGACGATATAGGCCCGGTCGGCAGCTTGCCGAGCCCGCCCCAGACCACGTCCTTGCCGAATTCGCGGTCGATCGCGAACATCATGCCCTGGCGGAACTGCTTGCTGGCGAGCGGGCCTCCCTTGGCGATATTGGGCGTGACCCAGGCATGGGGTGCAAACATCTCCCAGCCCTTGGTGGTGACGCAGGTATTGGGCAGCTTCGACAGGCGCGCGACGTCGTAGACATCGACCGAACCGCCGGTCAGAACATCGATCTTGCCGGTTTCGTAGGCGACCGCACGGGCCGCTGCGTCGGGAATGATCTGCCAATAGACCTCGTCGAGATGCGGCTTGCCCTTTTGCCAGTAGGCCTCGTTCTTGACGAGGTGGATGTAGGATCCCTTCTTCCATTCCTTCAGCTTGAACGGGCCGGTGCCGATCGGCGTATTGTTGGCGGGGTTGGCGCGGTAGTCGGTGCCGTCATAAATGTGCTTGGGGATCATCGGCGCACCGGCGACCTCCTGCGACAGGATCAGCGGGCCGAAGGGCTGCTTCAGCGTGATCCTGACCGTGAGGTCGTCGACCTTCTCGATCTTGTCGACCTGGCCGTTGGCGATCGGGCGCCAGCGCGGATGCACCTCGCGCAGGAACTTGTCGAGCGAGAACACCACGTCGTCGGCGGTGAAGGGCTTGCCGTCATGCCAGGTCACGCCCTCCTGCAGCTTGAAGGTGTAGACCTTGGCGTCGGCCGAGATCTCCCAGCTCTTGGCGAGCGATGGCTGCGGCTGCAGCTTCTCGTCATAGCGCAGCAGCGACTCGTAGATGTTGCCGGCGACCATGTTGGTCGGGCCATTCTGGTTAAGCCCCTGCATCAGCATCGGCGGCTCGGGCTGGACGACGACATGTACCGTGCCGCCCTGCTTGGGGGCCTGCGCCTGCGCGGCACAAAGCGCGGTCAGGGAGGCAGCGAGCGCCAGGGCCAATCTCGTTCCAGTCATTGGTCGTTCTCCATTGGATCGGCGAGACGGCGCGAAGGTCCCGGGTTCCTCCCCCAGGGGAGCGAAAGCAGTCCGTCCTGATCGCACCCGATTTGAACTGGTTTAGCAAGCTCTGCGCCAATCGCGATAGCAGAGCCCGGGATCGACCATGGAAGCACGATTCATGCGTCGCCTTGGCCGATCACAAAAATTTGTGCGGATCGTCGCATCCGCGCAGGGCCTAATCGGATAGTGCAAAGACAAGGCCGAATCCCAAGCCATCGGCCAGTGGAGGTTACCATGACCCAGTCCGCGACTTCGTTCTCCCGCCGTTCGCTCATCGGCTTCGGTGCCGCTGCCCTGGCGGTCTCCGCCGCGCCCAAGGTCTGGGCCCAGGCCGCCACTCCGGCCGCCCCGCCGGCCGGCCCGTTCTCGCTGCCCAAGCGCGCCTATGAGGCGGCCGCGCTCGAGCCACATATCGACGCCATGACGATGGACATCCACTACACCCGCCACCACGCGGCCTTCGTCGCCGGGCTCAACGGCGTCGCCAAGGACCATGGCGTCGTCGGCTCGACCCCGCTCAACAAGCTGCTCGGCGACCTGATGTCGGTGCCCGAGGCCGTTCGCACCGCAGTCCGCAACGCCGGCGGCGGCCATGCCAACCACACCATGTTCTGGGAGGTCATGGGCCCCGGCGCCGGCGGCGCTCCCACCGGCGACGTCGCCGCCGCGATCACCAAGGATCTCGGCGGCTTCGACAAGTTCAAAACCGATTTCGAGGCCGCCGGCCTGCGCGTCTTCGGCTCGGGCTGGGTTTTCGTCACGGTCGGCAGCGACGGCAAGCTCGCCATGGTCTCCAAGCCCGGACAGGACAATCCGCTGATGGACAAGCAGATGCCCCTCTTCGGCAACGACGTCTGGGAGCACGCCTATTACCTGAAATACCAGAACCGCCGCGCCGACTACCTCAAGGGTTGGTGGAACACCGTCAACTGGACCAAGGTCAACGAGCGCTACGCCGCCGCAAAGGCCGGCAAACTGACCGTCTGATCGACGGATCCTGAAGCGATCATGCAATGCCCGGCCGCAAGGCCGGGCATTGTCATTTCCGGCCTTGTCTCGCGACCGAAGGCTACCTAGATTAGAATAATTCTAATTTATGGATGTGCCATGCTCTCGCGCCTGTCCCTGCCCGGCTTCAGCGGCAAGCGCCGCTTCGACGACCTTTCCGAAAAGGAGGTCCTTGCTCTCGCGATCTCCTCCGAGGAGGAGGATGGCCGCATCTACGCCATCTACGCGCAGGCACTGCGGACGGCCTATCCCGCCTCGGCTGCGATTTTCGACGGTATGGCGCAGGAGGAGGACGGTCACCGTCAGCGCCTGCTGGCGCTGCACCAGCAGCGTTTCGGCAACGTCGTCCTGCCGATCCGGCGCGAGCATGTCGCCGATTTCTACG includes these proteins:
- a CDS encoding ABC transporter permease, whose product is MNFLKRFARNRGALIGLAILLVVIVFALIAPSLYPQSPWRMVGRPFMAPFALERFPLGTDTLGRDIAAGMAHGARVSLMIGLVSTLVALLIGVPLGAVAGYGGGLIDDALMRFTEFFQTIPSFALAIVLVAILQPQLGSIVLAIGVVSWPPVARLVRGEVLSLKTREYVQAAVTIGQSTPRIIFSQILPNTIAPIIVMGSLMIGSAILLESSLSFLGLGDPNLMSWGYMVGAGRTRLIDAWWISFFPGVAIFLTVLALNLAGEGLNDALNPRLARGRE
- a CDS encoding superoxide dismutase is translated as MTQSATSFSRRSLIGFGAAALAVSAAPKVWAQAATPAAPPAGPFSLPKRAYEAAALEPHIDAMTMDIHYTRHHAAFVAGLNGVAKDHGVVGSTPLNKLLGDLMSVPEAVRTAVRNAGGGHANHTMFWEVMGPGAGGAPTGDVAAAITKDLGGFDKFKTDFEAAGLRVFGSGWVFVTVGSDGKLAMVSKPGQDNPLMDKQMPLFGNDVWEHAYYLKYQNRRADYLKGWWNTVNWTKVNERYAAAKAGKLTV
- a CDS encoding ABC transporter permease, with translation MNLPQFLAGRLVKGILVLFAIALLNFFLIRAAPGDPAQVLAGEAGAADAQLLEQLRQRFGLNEPITTQLWLYLKGYMTFDLGFSYRQQQPVLTLVLDRLPATLLLTGAAFVISLGLGVVMGALAARRAGGWRDSIITALALVFYATPLFWIALMSQILFSLKLGLVPNVGYETIGANYTGLARMLDIGHHLILPALTLGLFFTALYARMMRASMLEVAGADFVKTARAKGLSPAIVSRRHVARNAILPVVTLAGLQAGQLVGGAVLTETVFAWPGIGRLMFDALVQRDYSVLLGVFFISSAMVVGFNILTDLIYRLADPRIEAA
- a CDS encoding ABC transporter substrate-binding protein; amino-acid sequence: MTGTRLALALAASLTALCAAQAQAPKQGGTVHVVVQPEPPMLMQGLNQNGPTNMVAGNIYESLLRYDEKLQPQPSLAKSWEISADAKVYTFKLQEGVTWHDGKPFTADDVVFSLDKFLREVHPRWRPIANGQVDKIEKVDDLTVRITLKQPFGPLILSQEVAGAPMIPKHIYDGTDYRANPANNTPIGTGPFKLKEWKKGSYIHLVKNEAYWQKGKPHLDEVYWQIIPDAAARAVAYETGKIDVLTGGSVDVYDVARLSKLPNTCVTTKGWEMFAPHAWVTPNIAKGGPLASKQFRQGMMFAIDREFGKDVVWGGLGKLPTGPISSKTKFYSADVPKYGYDVAKAKELIKASGYKGEPIKLLALPYGEVWSRWAEAIKQNLTDAGVNVAIETTDVPGWTQKASNGDFDLTFNYLYQLGDPATGVARNYISTNIVKGNPFGNQGAYVNPEVDKLFADAAVAPTDAARQELYTKVQKLLADEVPVLWQLEMDFPTIYRCNVKNLVSSAIGVNDGFKDAWKE